The proteins below are encoded in one region of Myxococcales bacterium:
- a CDS encoding methylated-DNA--[protein]-cysteine S-methyltransferase codes for MLTQANTIVEHSPNTEVSSGLLNVPNFGTLFLRWSKKGLREMRFNNSENESSASTIVTVPDYYARPLTDYFNGEPIDPALLAVDLEGTPFQVRVWQALGAIRRGGVRSYAGIARDLGSPRAMRAVGRAVGANPILVAVPCHRVVREDLGLGGFSAGLELKRKLLSLEGIAVQDEHVFPGQLSLQESYN; via the coding sequence ATGTTGACGCAGGCTAACACTATTGTGGAGCATAGCCCAAACACAGAAGTATCGTCTGGCTTGTTGAATGTGCCAAACTTTGGAACTTTATTTCTTCGTTGGTCCAAAAAGGGTCTGCGTGAAATGCGTTTCAATAATAGCGAAAACGAAAGTTCAGCCTCAACGATAGTCACGGTACCTGACTACTATGCCAGGCCGTTGACTGACTATTTTAACGGAGAGCCGATTGACCCGGCACTCTTGGCAGTCGATTTAGAAGGGACCCCTTTTCAAGTTAGAGTATGGCAGGCCCTTGGTGCAATTCGCCGCGGTGGCGTGCGTTCTTATGCGGGCATTGCACGGGATCTGGGCAGTCCTCGCGCTATGCGGGCGGTTGGTCGGGCCGTTGGCGCCAATCCCATTCTTGTTGCGGTGCCTTGCCACCGTGTGGTGAGAGAAGACTTGGGGCTAGGTGGCTTTTCTGCCGGTCTAGAGTTGAAGCGAAAGCTACTGAGCCTCGAAGGCATTGCTGTGCAGGATGAGCATGTTTTTCCGGGACAACTCAGCCTTCAAGAATCATACAACTAA
- a CDS encoding glycosyltransferase yields MVLYQILGALSLCALAVYGFGVFTTWRFFKHPPPPPLEIAPAVSVLKPIKGLEEELKENLQSFFDQVYPGPWEIVFSSNDPDDPGIIVAKQVARDYPEIPCRFIQSDTSFGRNPKVCDLAGAYFAAHHDLVLQTDANVRVPKTFLSKVVSEFESQGISLLSCPVVGAEEQAWGAAVENTHLCTFITPSVCFTKLMTGITCVIGKAMLLRRSELEELGGLAMFKDKLCEDYLLGDCYRKNGRVVELSRQPITNINIQLPLKHFFSRHSRWLKMQAVIHPPSFVLALLWGNPGALAFAAWILSCASVSMTVLLLGVIAAKAAGDILLFSLLATNRLAWLIFGSYP; encoded by the coding sequence ATGGTGCTTTACCAAATTTTGGGCGCCCTCAGTCTGTGTGCACTCGCAGTTTACGGCTTCGGGGTCTTTACAACTTGGCGGTTTTTCAAACATCCGCCTCCACCGCCACTTGAAATCGCTCCGGCGGTCTCCGTCCTAAAGCCAATCAAAGGGCTTGAAGAGGAACTTAAGGAAAACCTTCAGAGCTTCTTCGATCAAGTTTACCCTGGTCCCTGGGAGATCGTTTTTTCCTCGAATGATCCCGATGACCCTGGAATCATCGTAGCGAAACAAGTCGCCCGGGACTATCCCGAAATACCATGCAGGTTTATTCAATCCGATACCAGTTTTGGACGCAACCCTAAAGTATGTGACTTAGCTGGCGCATATTTTGCTGCCCACCATGATCTCGTCTTGCAGACCGACGCAAACGTACGTGTCCCCAAGACCTTCTTATCCAAAGTCGTCAGCGAATTCGAATCCCAAGGAATATCCTTACTTAGTTGTCCCGTGGTGGGTGCAGAAGAGCAAGCATGGGGAGCTGCCGTTGAAAACACGCATCTTTGTACATTTATCACCCCCAGTGTTTGTTTTACCAAGCTCATGACGGGAATCACCTGCGTCATCGGCAAGGCCATGCTGTTGCGGCGAAGTGAACTGGAAGAGTTAGGTGGTCTTGCAATGTTTAAGGACAAGCTTTGTGAAGACTATTTGCTTGGCGACTGTTACCGAAAAAACGGCCGAGTCGTTGAACTGTCGCGCCAACCCATCACAAACATCAACATTCAACTGCCTTTGAAGCATTTTTTTTCACGCCATTCACGTTGGCTAAAGATGCAAGCCGTTATTCATCCACCTAGCTTTGTTCTTGCTCTCCTGTGGGGCAATCCAGGAGCACTGGCTTTCGCGGCATGGATCCTGTCCTGCGCAAGCGTCTCGATGACAGTGCTGCTTTTAGGCGTCATCGCAGCAAAAGCTGCCGGAGACATCCTTCTGTTTTCATTGCTCGCCACAAACCGCCTCGCTTGGCTTATCTTTGGGTCTTACCCATGA
- a CDS encoding TolC family protein produces MKIVTFTVFFCFIATALGYGESNRLTKKDPFDLLKTVRGSGKELTVTEAQKMALAWSPDIEKSRAAIVLVEAAASQSLVAAMPRLEFSGRYTRLSAVKNGSFYNDDPQVFTQARALAAQVTDPAARTLWQNSIDSQEATANFSFPIFFDQYALRATVKFPVSEILLSALPAYRASISAEEAEQHRLKSQSAQIALNVAESYFNFARARGAHAVAMRARKSAEDRRNQIEAFVNGGRMAKLDLKRAQAQLARAQLAETRARASEVLGAEGLCILLHYQPCSQIMIAERFEANPSPLEGDKEKFLKLAYHNRPEIKAIKATIKTQKHIVSAQRGLQYPKLDLSANMDYANPNTRIFPQQQKFRATWDVNAVLSWSPNDTFSASATTSQAEADLMRAGGAFRAVNDAVSLEITQAVTAHETARTSLAVAQEGLEAAKESYRARVLQFEVGVAVLSDVLDADTELSQAYLDLLNAHIDLRIAWFRLQYATGTMKL; encoded by the coding sequence TCACGGTCACGGAGGCCCAGAAAATGGCCTTGGCCTGGTCTCCCGACATCGAGAAGTCCCGAGCTGCTATCGTTCTAGTTGAGGCTGCTGCCTCGCAGTCGCTTGTTGCGGCTATGCCAAGGCTTGAGTTTAGCGGTCGTTACACCCGACTTAGCGCGGTTAAGAACGGGAGCTTTTACAACGATGATCCGCAAGTATTTACTCAAGCTCGCGCTCTGGCTGCTCAAGTCACCGATCCTGCTGCACGCACTTTGTGGCAAAACAGCATTGATTCACAAGAAGCTACAGCAAACTTTTCATTCCCTATATTCTTCGATCAATATGCATTGCGTGCCACGGTTAAATTTCCGGTAAGTGAGATTTTGCTCTCAGCGCTGCCTGCGTACAGAGCTTCCATTTCGGCCGAAGAAGCTGAGCAACACCGTCTGAAATCTCAAAGTGCCCAAATCGCACTAAATGTGGCGGAAAGTTATTTTAACTTTGCTCGCGCTAGAGGGGCGCATGCTGTGGCCATGCGAGCCCGCAAATCAGCGGAGGATCGCCGCAACCAAATTGAAGCCTTCGTCAATGGCGGACGCATGGCCAAATTGGACCTGAAGCGAGCACAGGCACAGCTGGCAAGGGCCCAGCTTGCTGAAACCCGCGCCCGGGCCTCTGAAGTGCTGGGAGCTGAAGGCCTGTGCATACTGCTACACTATCAACCCTGCTCTCAGATCATGATAGCGGAACGCTTTGAAGCAAATCCCAGTCCCTTGGAGGGCGACAAAGAGAAGTTTCTTAAACTCGCATATCACAATCGCCCTGAGATTAAAGCGATCAAGGCGACAATCAAAACACAAAAACACATCGTTTCGGCACAGCGAGGCCTTCAGTACCCGAAACTCGATCTCTCTGCCAATATGGATTACGCCAATCCAAACACGCGTATTTTTCCCCAGCAACAAAAGTTTAGAGCGACTTGGGACGTAAACGCGGTGCTGAGCTGGTCTCCCAATGACACGTTTTCCGCCTCGGCCACCACTTCGCAGGCGGAGGCAGATCTCATGAGAGCCGGTGGCGCTTTTAGAGCAGTGAACGACGCGGTGAGTCTTGAAATAACCCAAGCTGTGACAGCTCATGAAACGGCGCGCACCTCCTTAGCCGTTGCTCAAGAGGGTTTGGAGGCCGCAAAAGAAAGCTATCGTGCGCGCGTGCTCCAGTTCGAAGTTGGGGTGGCCGTCTTATCGGACGTTTTGGATGCGGACACTGAACTTAGCCAGGCCTATTTGGATTTGTTGAATGCCCATATCGACCTACGTATTGCATGGTTCCGATTGCAATATGCCACTGGGACAATGAAGTTATAG